The Bacillus carboniphilus genome contains a region encoding:
- a CDS encoding ABC transporter ATP-binding protein — MSYIVKTNNLGKVIKKKSILTEVNLHVIQGEIYSLISQNKAGITSLFKLLTGLWKPTSGEVELFGERINRNAYLFLQKVGSMIDTPIFYENKTGFENLKMHCEYRGVYDQQHIAEAIELFDLKGMEDKPVHTYPFGLKQKLGIIRAITLKPELLIIDEPMNGLDPLEKRTLRNLIKYVNDYYNATVIISSHHLEELEQITDKVGVIQNGRLMKEETMDHIRTTFSKSIDFSISDCKKTAYLLEEQLQILHYQVLASGIIRIFDPSVPSHKIVNMLVKNNIQVHEVIQNQHSLENYIFNLSKGSGEFASMDGNRHQ, encoded by the coding sequence ATGTCTTACATCGTAAAGACCAATAATCTCGGGAAAGTGATTAAAAAGAAATCAATCTTGACCGAAGTGAATCTACATGTCATACAAGGAGAAATTTATAGTCTAATAAGTCAAAATAAAGCGGGTATAACATCACTATTCAAATTACTAACGGGATTATGGAAACCTACGAGTGGGGAGGTTGAACTCTTTGGAGAGCGTATCAATCGAAATGCTTATTTATTCTTGCAGAAAGTTGGCAGTATGATTGATACGCCCATTTTCTACGAGAATAAAACAGGCTTTGAAAATTTAAAGATGCATTGTGAGTATAGGGGAGTCTATGACCAGCAGCATATTGCAGAAGCTATAGAGTTGTTTGACCTAAAAGGGATGGAGGATAAGCCAGTTCATACCTATCCATTTGGATTAAAACAGAAGCTAGGCATCATAAGAGCGATCACTTTAAAACCTGAATTATTAATAATCGATGAACCCATGAACGGTTTGGATCCTCTTGAAAAAAGAACTTTGCGTAATCTTATTAAATATGTGAACGATTATTATAATGCAACCGTCATTATTTCGAGTCACCATTTAGAAGAACTTGAACAAATAACAGATAAGGTTGGTGTAATTCAAAATGGAAGATTAATGAAAGAGGAAACAATGGATCATATTAGAACAACATTCTCAAAGTCTATTGACTTCTCTATAAGCGACTGTAAAAAAACAGCTTACTTGCTTGAGGAACAACTTCAAATCCTTCATTATCAAGTGCTTGCAAGTGGAATAATACGTATTTTTGATCCCTCAGTACCATCACACAAGATCGTGAATATGTTAGTGAAGAACAATATACAAGTTCATGAAGTTATACAAAATCAACACAGCTTAGAAAACTATATTTTCAATCTCAGCAAGGGAAGTGGAGAGTTTGCTTCAATGGATGGGAATAGACATCAATAA
- a CDS encoding ABC transporter permease subunit has product MVIVNVSLIFMLLHEIDPKEMQEVYPNYPNYLFVYGFILTMARISTTIFSAVLLVEIIINEYKYKTIVILFQHPYPRWKLLLSKVLLIELLSLVFFISTLIVSLLFFTMIQSYAAIIKEPITSFLSYRLFLEVLFHGLFTSVIAFIPLFFGMIRYSVKMTLATSSILAFGLYLPINAPNHTNIYGSNLIILLCLTFVGMFVVYHFIYYGNRRDV; this is encoded by the coding sequence ATGGTAATCGTTAATGTGAGTCTTATATTCATGCTATTACACGAAATTGATCCTAAAGAAATGCAAGAAGTGTATCCCAATTATCCAAATTACTTATTTGTTTATGGGTTCATTTTAACAATGGCAAGAATAAGTACGACCATTTTTTCAGCTGTTTTATTAGTGGAAATAATAATCAATGAATATAAATATAAGACCATCGTAATCTTGTTTCAACATCCATATCCACGATGGAAGTTACTTCTATCAAAAGTTCTTCTAATCGAACTACTTTCATTGGTTTTCTTTATAAGCACCTTAATTGTTTCTTTACTATTCTTCACCATGATCCAATCTTATGCTGCTATTATAAAAGAGCCCATAACTTCATTTTTATCATATAGACTTTTCTTAGAAGTCCTTTTTCATGGACTATTTACTTCTGTCATTGCCTTTATTCCCTTATTTTTTGGTATGATTCGTTATTCCGTGAAAATGACTTTAGCTACATCTTCAATTCTAGCATTTGGTTTGTATTTACCAATCAATGCACCAAACCATACGAATATATACGGTTCAAACCTCATTATTTTGTTATGTTTAACCTTTGTTGGAATGTTCGTTGTTTATCACTTTATTTATTACGGGAATAGGAGAGATGTTTAA
- a CDS encoding RidA family protein — protein sequence MNERMKIITGSPWESVVGYSRAIRVGDRVEVAGTTAMKDGQVFGDGDVYEQTRYILTTIEEALNKLGANLTDVVRTRMFVTDISKWEEIGKAHGEFFKDIQPVATMVEVNRLIDPRLLVEIEAEAIVSK from the coding sequence ATGAATGAAAGAATGAAAATAATAACAGGTTCACCTTGGGAGTCTGTAGTTGGTTACAGTAGAGCAATTCGAGTTGGAGACCGTGTAGAAGTTGCAGGAACTACCGCGATGAAAGACGGCCAAGTATTTGGCGATGGAGATGTTTATGAGCAAACTCGTTATATTTTAACAACTATTGAAGAAGCTCTAAATAAACTCGGAGCAAATTTAACTGATGTTGTTAGAACGAGAATGTTTGTCACCGATATTTCTAAATGGGAAGAGATTGGCAAAGCACATGGAGAGTTTTTCAAAGACATTCAACCTGTAGCCACAATGGTTGAAGTGAATCGACTGATTGATCCGAGACTTCTAGTAGAAATCGAAGCAGAAGCGATAGTAAGTAAATAG
- a CDS encoding transposase, translating to MGNQGVNKKFNEDFKKTVVNLYHSGNSVSNLSSEYGVSEVTIYKWIKRFSPIDLEDGSTVTTDDLIQLKNKCAAFRRRMKY from the coding sequence ATGGGTAACCAAGGTGTTAATAAAAAATTCAATGAAGACTTCAAAAAAACGGTGGTTAATCTTTATCATTCTGGCAACTCAGTAAGCAATCTAAGTAGCGAATATGGCGTGTCTGAAGTAACGATTTATAAATGGATTAAACGATTCTCTCCAATCGATTTAGAAGATGGTTCGACCGTTACGACGGACGATTTAATCCAATTAAAAAACAAATGCGCCGCCTTCAGGAGGAGAATGAAATATTAA
- a CDS encoding IS3 family transposase yields MREKVSKTELAATIEKYKDQHPIQALCEVLDIPRSTYYQSLHETESNRDRENKELTKEMIEIHTDSKKRYGAPKIHMELEKKGFSVSLKRVQRLMKKVGIRSIIQRKYRPYTSQHQVTEQGNLLNRDFTTTTINEKWVGDITYIHTIKDGWCYLASVMDLHSKKIIGYAFSKTMTTDLVIKALNHAYETQSPKKELIFHSDLGSQYTSEEFAESIRSKGIKHSFSRKGCPYDNACIESFHAILKKEEVHQVKYLNYQSANMALFQYIEGWYNRKRIHGSIGYRTPQEVEDSIRACA; encoded by the coding sequence ATTCGCGAAAAAGTAAGTAAAACTGAGTTAGCCGCTACGATTGAAAAGTATAAAGATCAACACCCTATACAAGCACTGTGTGAAGTCTTAGATATTCCAAGAAGTACGTATTATCAATCACTACATGAAACAGAGTCTAATCGTGATCGTGAGAACAAGGAACTAACCAAAGAAATGATAGAAATTCATACAGATAGTAAAAAACGGTACGGAGCACCCAAAATTCATATGGAACTCGAAAAGAAAGGATTTTCCGTGAGTCTAAAAAGAGTTCAAAGGCTAATGAAAAAAGTTGGAATCCGCTCCATTATACAAAGGAAATATCGCCCTTATACTAGTCAGCACCAAGTAACAGAACAAGGAAACTTATTAAACCGAGACTTTACCACCACAACGATTAATGAAAAATGGGTGGGAGATATTACGTATATCCATACGATTAAAGATGGTTGGTGCTACTTAGCTTCAGTGATGGATTTACATTCTAAGAAAATCATAGGTTATGCCTTTTCAAAAACGATGACGACAGACCTAGTGATAAAAGCACTGAATCATGCGTATGAAACGCAATCTCCTAAAAAGGAGCTCATCTTTCATTCGGATTTAGGCTCTCAATATACAAGTGAAGAATTTGCAGAATCCATCCGTTCCAAGGGGATCAAACATTCATTTAGCCGTAAAGGTTGCCCATATGATAATGCTTGTATTGAATCATTTCACGCCATTTTGAAAAAAGAAGAAGTCCATCAAGTTAAATACCTGAACTATCAATCGGCTAACATGGCTTTATTTCAATATATTGAAGGCTGGTACAATCGAAAAAGAATCCATGGAAGTATCGGGTATCGAACTCCACAAGAAGTAGAAGACAGCATTCGGGCATGCGCATAG
- the arsC gene encoding arsenate reductase (thioredoxin), translating to MSKKTIYFLCTGNSCRSQMAEGWGKHYLADKWEVYSAGIESHGVNPNAIKAMKEVSIDITDQTSDIIDDEILNRADLVVTLCSHADSVCPTTPPHVKRVHWGFDDPAGKEWSEFQRVRDEIGMRIKQFAETGK from the coding sequence ATGTCAAAAAAAACAATCTACTTTTTATGTACTGGAAACTCATGTCGAAGTCAAATGGCAGAAGGGTGGGGGAAACATTACTTAGCTGACAAGTGGGAGGTTTATTCGGCAGGAATTGAATCTCATGGTGTGAACCCTAATGCAATAAAAGCGATGAAAGAGGTAAGCATAGATATCACGGATCAAACATCAGATATAATAGACGATGAAATCTTAAATCGGGCTGATCTAGTTGTTACTTTATGCAGTCATGCAGACTCCGTATGCCCAACGACACCTCCACATGTGAAACGTGTACATTGGGGATTTGATGATCCAGCAGGGAAAGAGTGGTCAGAATTCCAGCGTGTTCGTGACGAAATTGGCATGCGTATTAAGCAATTTGCTGAAACAGGAAAATAG
- a CDS encoding ArsI/CadI family heavy metal resistance metalloenzyme: protein MKNVHVGINVTNLEASVGFYEKIFEMEPVKVKPDYAKFLLEKPGLNFTLNVRDEVKGNQVGHFGFQVGSKEEVLYHKERLEKEGFFAREETDTTCCYALQDKFWVTDPDGNEWEFFFTKADRDSNDSSACC, encoded by the coding sequence ATGAAGAATGTCCATGTAGGAATTAATGTGACAAATTTAGAGGCTTCGGTTGGTTTTTATGAAAAAATTTTTGAAATGGAGCCCGTTAAAGTGAAACCAGATTATGCGAAATTTTTGTTGGAAAAACCGGGACTTAATTTTACCTTAAATGTTCGTGATGAGGTGAAAGGAAATCAAGTCGGTCATTTTGGTTTCCAAGTCGGGAGTAAAGAAGAAGTTTTATATCATAAGGAAAGATTGGAGAAGGAAGGTTTCTTTGCTCGGGAAGAGACCGATACTACATGTTGTTATGCCCTCCAAGATAAGTTTTGGGTAACAGACCCTGATGGGAACGAGTGGGAGTTTTTCTTTACAAAAGCAGACCGTGATTCGAATGATAGTAGCGCATGTTGCTAA
- a CDS encoding ArsR/SmtB family transcription factor translates to MHSQMPDIQKYEQKFKALADQKRLEIMYELTQRGETCVCDLTDYFEMTQSKLSYHLRILLDANLITKRTKGTWSFYDLNDQEVNNLLSEELCCVFRKKGNSSCC, encoded by the coding sequence ATGCACTCGCAAATGCCAGACATACAAAAGTATGAACAAAAATTTAAAGCACTCGCCGATCAAAAAAGATTAGAAATTATGTATGAGTTAACTCAAAGGGGAGAAACGTGTGTTTGTGATTTAACGGATTACTTTGAGATGACTCAATCAAAACTTTCTTATCACCTGCGAATTTTATTAGATGCGAACTTAATTACAAAGAGAACAAAAGGAACTTGGAGTTTTTATGACTTAAATGATCAAGAAGTGAATAACCTATTATCAGAAGAACTTTGTTGTGTATTTAGAAAAAAAGGAAATAGTAGTTGTTGCTAA
- a CDS encoding tautomerase family protein: MPYINLQMTKGVSRQQKEQIVNEFTETLVHTLDKKPEHIHIVIQEIEEENWGFSGMLTDDYRKKGNKKTRC, translated from the coding sequence ATGCCTTATATTAACTTGCAAATGACGAAAGGTGTTTCTCGTCAGCAGAAAGAACAAATAGTTAATGAGTTCACCGAAACACTCGTCCACACCCTTGATAAAAAACCAGAACACATACATATCGTCATTCAAGAAATTGAAGAAGAAAACTGGGGATTTTCAGGAATGCTGACTGATGACTATAGAAAAAAAGGTAACAAAAAAACTAGATGTTGA
- the parC gene encoding DNA topoisomerase IV subunit A produces the protein MAANQSERYHDLPLEEVIGDRFGRYSKYIIQERALPDVRDGLKPVQRRILYAMHVDGNTSDKGFRKAAKTVGNVIGNYHPHGDTSVYDAMVRMSQDWKVRNGLVEMHGNNGSVDGDPPAAMRYTEARLSPIASELLKDIEQETVEFVPNFDDTSKEPVVLPAMFPNLLVNGSTGISSGYATEIPPHHIGEVIDAVMKRMDKPSCTVDELMTIIKGPDFPTGGIIQGIDGIKKAYETGKGKIVVRGKADIETIRGGKQQIVITEIPFEVNKANLVRKMDEYRLDKKVEGITEIRDETDRTGLRIVIELKKDADAQGVLYFLYKNTDLQIAYNFNMVAIVNRRPMLMSLPTIIDSYIDHQKEVILNRSQYQLKKAKEREHVVQGLIKAISILDEIIETIRASKDKRDAKDNLIERYQFTEAQAEAIVSLQLYRLTNTDIVQLQNEAEELNKKISELNEIIGSEKKLLSVIKKNLRTIKKTYEDARRSKIEAEIEDIKVNLEVMVPSEDVIVTVTQDGYVKRTSLRSYSASNGQDFGMKDTDRLIGQFEINTTDVLLLFTNKGNYLYFPIHELPDIRWKDLGQHVANLISIDKDESILKAIPVKNFDEASPFILFFTKNGMIKKSQFNQYKAQRYSKPLVAINLKGDDEVIDVHLSTGNEEIFIATHKGYGLWFSEEEVNPVGVRAAGVKAINLKDDDVVVSGQVFSSDAQDLLLITQRGSMKRMKLTEFERLSRAKRGLLMIRELKTNPHRVISCFVIKDEKFAFIETNKGMIEQIPIDQLRKSDRYSNGSFYLDEKEAGETISAWVEKE, from the coding sequence ATGGCTGCAAATCAAAGTGAAAGATACCATGATCTCCCTCTTGAAGAAGTCATCGGTGATCGTTTTGGTCGTTATAGTAAGTATATTATTCAAGAAAGAGCATTACCTGATGTAAGGGATGGATTAAAGCCTGTTCAAAGGCGTATCTTATATGCCATGCATGTTGACGGGAATACAAGTGATAAAGGGTTTCGTAAAGCTGCGAAAACAGTAGGAAATGTGATCGGGAATTATCATCCACACGGGGATACTTCTGTTTACGATGCGATGGTACGTATGAGTCAAGACTGGAAAGTACGGAATGGACTCGTTGAAATGCATGGGAATAATGGAAGTGTTGATGGAGATCCACCAGCAGCCATGCGTTATACAGAAGCGAGGCTTTCACCGATTGCTTCCGAGTTATTAAAAGATATCGAGCAAGAAACCGTAGAATTTGTTCCAAATTTCGATGATACGAGTAAGGAACCCGTCGTCTTACCTGCCATGTTTCCTAACTTACTTGTTAACGGTTCTACAGGCATCTCTTCAGGCTATGCGACTGAAATCCCCCCTCATCATATAGGAGAAGTCATCGATGCAGTGATGAAGCGAATGGACAAGCCTTCTTGTACGGTAGATGAATTAATGACTATTATTAAAGGTCCTGACTTCCCTACAGGAGGAATTATTCAAGGAATAGATGGAATAAAAAAAGCGTATGAGACTGGAAAAGGAAAGATCGTCGTTAGGGGTAAAGCTGATATTGAAACGATTCGTGGTGGAAAGCAACAGATTGTCATTACAGAAATTCCTTTTGAAGTAAATAAAGCAAATTTAGTCAGAAAGATGGATGAGTATCGACTCGATAAGAAAGTAGAAGGAATTACAGAGATTCGAGATGAAACGGACCGAACAGGACTTAGAATTGTCATTGAATTAAAGAAGGATGCCGATGCACAAGGAGTGCTGTATTTCTTATATAAAAATACGGACTTACAAATTGCGTACAATTTTAATATGGTTGCCATCGTTAATCGAAGACCTATGCTCATGTCTCTTCCAACCATTATAGATTCTTACATTGATCATCAAAAAGAAGTGATTCTTAATCGCTCTCAATATCAATTAAAAAAAGCGAAAGAACGTGAGCATGTCGTCCAAGGCTTAATTAAAGCGATTTCTATATTGGATGAGATTATTGAAACCATTCGCGCCTCAAAGGATAAACGAGATGCAAAAGACAACTTAATCGAACGTTATCAATTTACGGAAGCTCAAGCTGAAGCTATTGTTTCCTTGCAACTTTACCGTTTAACGAACACAGATATTGTTCAGCTTCAAAACGAAGCGGAAGAGTTAAATAAAAAAATCTCCGAGTTAAACGAGATTATTGGAAGTGAGAAAAAATTATTGTCGGTAATCAAAAAAAATCTCCGCACAATAAAAAAAACATACGAAGATGCTAGGCGATCTAAAATTGAAGCTGAAATCGAAGACATAAAAGTCAATTTAGAAGTGATGGTTCCTTCCGAAGATGTCATTGTCACTGTCACACAGGATGGGTATGTCAAGAGAACAAGTCTTCGTTCCTACTCCGCTTCAAACGGTCAAGATTTTGGGATGAAGGATACAGACAGACTAATTGGTCAGTTTGAAATAAATACGACAGACGTTTTACTTCTATTCACAAATAAGGGAAACTATTTATATTTCCCTATTCACGAACTTCCAGACATTAGATGGAAAGATCTAGGGCAACATGTCGCTAATTTAATTTCAATAGATAAAGATGAGTCCATTTTAAAAGCAATACCAGTTAAAAACTTTGATGAAGCATCTCCATTCATTCTATTTTTCACGAAAAATGGAATGATCAAGAAGTCACAATTTAATCAATATAAAGCTCAGCGATATTCGAAGCCATTAGTTGCGATTAATTTAAAAGGCGACGATGAAGTGATCGATGTTCATTTATCAACAGGTAATGAAGAAATATTCATAGCCACTCATAAAGGATACGGTTTGTGGTTTTCTGAAGAAGAGGTGAATCCAGTTGGGGTCAGAGCAGCTGGAGTAAAAGCGATTAATTTGAAAGATGATGATGTCGTTGTTAGTGGTCAAGTCTTTTCTAGTGATGCCCAGGATTTGCTCTTAATTACACAGCGTGGTTCTATGAAAAGGATGAAATTAACGGAATTTGAAAGATTGTCAAGGGCGAAACGAGGATTATTGATGATTAGGGAATTAAAGACGAATCCTCATAGAGTCATTAGCTGTTTTGTCATTAAGGACGAAAAGTTTGCCTTTATTGAAACAAATAAAGGAATGATTGAACAAATTCCAATTGACCAGTTAAGGAAAAGCGATCGCTACAGTAATGGTTCATTTTATCTGGATGAGAAAGAGGCTGGAGAAACGATATCCGCTTGGGTTGAGAAGGAATAA
- a CDS encoding choice-of-anchor J domain-containing protein, translating to MTGADSGFSVGSYDIDGGYTKATSPAIELPDDSSLTLSFSYYFSHYSNSSSDDYFKVSVIDSNGNSTTVFEELGASSDQDASWSDKSVDLSSFAGQTINLQIEAADEGSGSLVEAAFDDVVISSN from the coding sequence GTGACAGGTGCCGACAGTGGCTTTTCTGTAGGTAGCTATGATATTGATGGTGGTTATACAAAAGCAACATCTCCAGCAATTGAATTACCAGATGATAGCTCTCTCACTTTATCATTCTCATATTACTTCAGTCACTATTCCAATTCCTCTAGTGACGATTATTTTAAAGTCTCGGTCATTGATAGTAATGGTAATAGCACCACTGTTTTTGAAGAGTTAGGGGCATCAAGCGATCAGGACGCTTCATGGTCCGATAAATCAGTGGATTTAAGCTCGTTCGCCGGTCAAACAATTAATTTACAAATTGAAGCGGCAGATGAGGGAAGCGGAAGCTTAGTCGAGGCTGCTTTCGATGATGTAGTTATTAGTAGTAACTAA
- a CDS encoding S8 family peptidase encodes MKALRKLFLFSAVGALLFGFGFFGSISPTYATTDSVNGSNEVVVKFKEDASEKTKASIHAKVKTSVVSTNKSLNFDVLSLDGLTVEEAIKLYESYDVVEYAEPIIEYKAFFTPNDPYYSSYQYGPQIMNAEAAWDVTQGSSSISVAVIDTGVQDDHEDLSGKVLSGYDFIDDDSDASDENGHGTHVAGTVAASTHNGIGVAGVAPKVKILPVRVLNASGSGSNAGVADGIVWAADNGADVINLSLGSSSSSNVVENAVDYAWNKGVTVICAAGNAGTSSPQYPAYYDNSIAVAATDSNDQKASFSTYGSWVDVAAPGYGIYSTQLGGGYVSYSGTSMASPHAAGVAALLASQGLSNSEVREALEETAEEIAGTGSYWDHGRLDAEAAVKYTGGPIVDPEEVFSDDFEKNNGWTFGTDTATTGNWERVFQKQLDTEDISNYRTVQLV; translated from the coding sequence TTGAAAGCATTGAGAAAACTTTTTTTATTTTCAGCAGTAGGAGCATTATTGTTTGGATTTGGATTTTTTGGGTCAATCTCACCTACGTATGCGACAACAGATTCTGTGAATGGGAGTAATGAGGTTGTTGTTAAATTTAAGGAAGATGCTTCTGAAAAAACAAAAGCATCTATTCATGCGAAAGTAAAAACATCTGTAGTATCAACGAATAAATCGTTAAATTTTGATGTATTAAGTTTAGATGGGTTAACAGTAGAAGAAGCGATTAAATTGTATGAAAGTTACGATGTTGTTGAGTATGCAGAACCAATTATAGAGTATAAAGCATTTTTCACTCCAAATGATCCTTACTACAGTAGTTATCAATACGGACCACAGATTATGAATGCAGAAGCGGCTTGGGATGTGACACAAGGGAGTAGCTCCATCTCGGTAGCTGTTATTGACACAGGGGTTCAAGACGATCATGAAGATTTATCAGGTAAAGTGTTATCAGGTTATGACTTCATTGATGATGATAGTGACGCTTCTGATGAGAATGGGCATGGTACGCACGTAGCAGGTACGGTAGCAGCATCAACTCATAATGGAATCGGTGTTGCTGGTGTTGCACCAAAAGTGAAAATTTTACCTGTTCGAGTGTTGAATGCTAGCGGTTCTGGTTCAAATGCAGGAGTAGCAGATGGGATTGTTTGGGCAGCAGACAACGGGGCAGATGTCATTAATTTGAGCTTAGGTAGTTCCTCTTCTTCAAATGTGGTAGAAAATGCTGTTGATTATGCTTGGAACAAAGGGGTAACGGTCATCTGTGCAGCTGGAAATGCTGGAACATCAAGTCCACAGTATCCAGCCTATTACGATAATTCGATTGCTGTGGCAGCAACTGACTCAAACGATCAAAAAGCAAGTTTCTCAACTTATGGTTCATGGGTGGACGTAGCTGCACCTGGTTATGGTATATATTCAACTCAGTTAGGTGGAGGGTATGTTTCCTATAGCGGAACATCAATGGCATCCCCACATGCAGCTGGTGTCGCAGCATTGCTTGCTTCTCAAGGTTTATCAAATTCTGAGGTTCGCGAGGCACTTGAAGAGACAGCCGAAGAAATTGCTGGGACGGGGTCCTATTGGGATCATGGAAGACTTGATGCAGAAGCAGCTGTGAAATATACAGGTGGACCAATTGTGGATCCAGAAGAGGTATTTTCTGATGACTTTGAAAAGAATAACGGATGGACCTTTGGAACTGATACCGCAACAACAGGAAATTGGGAAAGAGTGTTCCAGAAACAACTAGATACCGAGGATATAAGCAATTATCGAACGGTACAACTAGTTTAG
- a CDS encoding acyl-CoA thioesterase: MFISKHEVEVRYAETDQMGVVYHANYLIWMDLGRTKLIKELGFSYKKLEEDGVLCPVLEASVKYKKPFRFGETATIHTWINEYNGIRIVYGYKIFTPNNEVGIEGTTSHVCVKNDSFKPINFKKHYPHWHEEYMKAMNK, encoded by the coding sequence ATGTTCATTTCCAAACACGAAGTCGAAGTCCGATATGCAGAAACGGATCAAATGGGAGTTGTATATCATGCTAATTACTTAATATGGATGGATTTAGGAAGAACAAAACTAATAAAAGAATTAGGGTTCTCTTATAAAAAATTGGAAGAAGATGGTGTGTTATGTCCGGTTTTAGAAGCCAGTGTCAAATATAAAAAACCGTTTCGATTTGGTGAGACCGCTACAATTCATACATGGATTAACGAATATAATGGGATAAGAATTGTTTACGGATATAAAATTTTCACACCAAATAATGAAGTAGGGATCGAAGGAACTACCAGCCATGTATGTGTGAAAAACGATTCGTTTAAACCAATTAATTTTAAAAAACACTATCCTCACTGGCATGAGGAATATATGAAAGCAATGAATAAATAA
- a CDS encoding HesB/YadR/YfhF family protein — MNMHIEEEAANWYKEEFDLKEGDSLRFFPRLGGCSDVQKGFSLGVGIEKPSDIGVKETKNDILFFLEQKDLWYLDDHDFQIQFDSDIHEPVFIFNK, encoded by the coding sequence ATGAATATGCATATCGAAGAGGAAGCAGCTAACTGGTATAAAGAAGAGTTTGATCTAAAAGAGGGAGATTCTCTTCGTTTTTTCCCACGATTAGGAGGGTGTAGCGATGTACAGAAAGGTTTTTCATTAGGAGTAGGAATTGAAAAACCTAGTGATATAGGTGTGAAAGAAACGAAAAACGATATTTTATTTTTTCTTGAACAGAAAGATTTATGGTATTTAGATGACCATGACTTTCAAATTCAGTTTGATTCTGATATACATGAACCTGTATTTATATTTAACAAATAA